In a single window of the Trichoderma breve strain T069 chromosome 6, whole genome shotgun sequence genome:
- a CDS encoding WD domain, g-beta repeat domain-containing protein, whose translation MKTDFRFSNLLGTVYCQGNLVFSPDGTHLFSPVGNRVTVFNLVDNKSYTLPFAHRKNIVRIGLSPRGNLLLTVDEDGHAILTNVPRRVSIYHFSFKSQVTALSFSPSGRYFVVGLGRKVEVWHVPSTPDTNADGELEFAPFIKRRTLTGHFDSVQHIEWSSDSRFFLTASKDLTARIWSVESEEGFIPTVLGGHKQTVIGAWFSGDQESIYTVSKDGAVFTWKYVKPLNSSKDDEDEDDSDGESDMRWRIVERHYFMQGSAHVRCAFFHAETNLLVAGLSNGLFSLYEMPDFNNIHKLSISQSDVDFVTINQSGEWLAFGASKLGQLLVWEWQSESYILKQQGHFDSINSLVYSPDGQRIITTADDGKIKVWDIESGFCIVTFTEHTSGVTACEFAKKGNVLFTSSLDGSVRAWDLIRYRNFRTFTAPTRLSFTSMAVDPSGEVVAAGSLDSFDIHIWSVQTGQLLDRLAGHEGPVSALAFTPNGNSLVSGSWDRTARIWSIFNRTQTSEPLQLQADILDIAVRPDSLQLAVSTIDGQLTFWSVSEAEQTAGLDGRRDVSGGRKMSDRRTAANIGGNKSFSTIRYSTDGSCLLAGGNSKYICLYSVSTMVLLKKFTVSVNLSLSGTQEFLNSKFLTEAGALGEIDMQGEASDREDRFDASLPGSKRGGDPSARKQRPEVRVTGVAFSPAGTAFCAASTEGLLIYSLDHTLQFDPFDLNIEITPASTLAVMENEKDYLKALVMAFRLNEAGLIKRVFQAVPPADIPLVVADLPIVYVPRLLRFVAAQTEESPHIEFCLLWIKALVDKHGAWLTANRGKVDVELRVVSRAVVKMRDEIRRLADENVYMVDYLLSQADNKDDKDGNGDVYLTSAQQKTIDTIMNGTGGESDDDDGEDEWMGMN comes from the exons ATGAAGACCGATTTCAGG TTTTCCAACTTGCTGGGCACTGTCTACTGCCAAGGCAACTTGGTCTTCAGTCCAGATGGCACCCATCTATTTTCGCCCGTTGGCAACCGCGTGACCGTGTTCAACCTGGTAGA CAACAAATCCTATACCCTGCCATTCGCCCATCGCAAGAACATTGTTCGAATCGGCCTCTCCCCTCGCGGAAATCTCCTTCTCACCGTTGACGAAGACGGCCATGCGATCCTGACCAACGTTCCCCGCCGCGTGTCCATCTATCATTTCTCCTTCAAGTCGCAGGTCACAGCGCTCTCATTCTCGCCTTCAGGCAGATACTTTGTGGTGGGATTGGGGCGCAAGGTCGAGGTCTGGCATGTGCCTTCAACACCGGATACCAATGCCGACGGAGAGCTGGAATTTGCTCCCTTTATAAAGCGCCGCACCCTCACCGGCCACTTCGACTCGGTCCAGCATATCGAATGGTCCAGCGACTCCCGATTTTTCTTGACAGCCTCCAAAGATCTGACGGCAAGGATATGGAGTGTGGAGTCCGAGGAAGGATTCATCCCTACCGTCTTGGGTGGCCATAAGCAAACCGTCATTGGTGCATGGTTTTCCGGCGACCAAGAGTCGATTTACACAGTCAGCAAAGACGGTGCAGTCTTTACCTGGAAATACGTTAAGCCGCTCAACTCTTCaaaagatgacgaggatgaggatgatagCGATGGTGAGTCGGATATGAGATGGCGAATTGTGGAGAGACATTACTTCATGCAAGGTAGCGCCCATGTGCGATGTGCCTTTTTCCACGCCGAAACGAACCTCCTAGTGGCCGGTCTATCCAACGGCCTTTTCAGCCTCTACGAAATGCCCGACTTCAACAACATTCACAAATTGAGCATCTCCCAGAGCGACGTCGACTTTGTGACAATCAACCAGAGCGGAGAGTGGCTAGCCTTTGGTGCCTCAAAGCTGGGGCAGCTGCTAGTCTGGGAGTGGCAGTCGGAGTCGTATATCCTCAAACAACAGGGTCATTTCGACTCAATAAACTCTCTCGTCTACTCGCCAGATGGTCAGCGAATCATTACTAccgctgatgatggcaagatcaaggtgTGGGACATTGAATCTGGTTTCTGTATCGTCACATTCACGGAACACACCAGCGGCGTCACGGCTTGTGAGTTTGCCAAAAAGGGAAATGTCCTCTTCACGTCAAGTCTCGATGGCTCTGTCCGAGCCTGGGATCTCATCAGATATCGAAATTTCCGTACCTTTACAGCCCCAACAAGGCTTTCCTTTACAAGCATGGCTGTTGATCCTAGTGGTGAAGTAGTAGCCGCTGGATCATTGGACTCATTTGACATTCACATCTGGTCAGTGCAGACCGGCCAACTGCTTGATCGGCTGGCTGGTCATGAGGGCCCTGTGTCTGCGCTGGCTTTCACACCAAATGGTAACTCCTTGGTGAGTGGAAGCTGGGACAGGACAGCACGAATCTGgtccatcttcaacagaACACAGACAAGCGAGCCattgcagctgcaggccgACATTCTCGACATTGCAGTCAGACCAGATTCCCTTCAGCTGGCTGTTTCCACAATTGATGGCCAATTGACCTTTTGGTCAGTATCAGAAGCTGAGCAGACGGCGGGTCTCGACGGGCGCCGCGACGTATCCGGAGGACGAAAGATGTCAGACCGGAGGACCGCTGCGAATATCGGTGGCAACAAGAGTTTCAGCACAATCCGATACAGCACTGACGGAAGCTGTCTCCTAGCGGGTGGCAACAGCAAATACATCTGCCTCTACTCCGTGTCTACCATGGTGCTGCTCAAGAAGTTTACCGTCAGCGTGAACCTGTCTCTATCCGGAACACAAGAGTTTCTCAACAGCAAGTTCCTGACCGAGGCCGGCGCCCTGGGAGAAATTGACATGCAGGGCGAGGCGTCCGACCGCGAAGACCGCTTTGACGCGAGCCTGCCCGGATCTAAGCGCGGCGGTGACCCTTCGGCGAGGAAGCAGAGGCCCGAGGTTCGGGTTACAGGAGTTGCCTTTTCACCTGCCGGTACGGCGTTTTGCGCTGCTTCGACGGAGGGCTTGCTCATTTACAGCTTGGACCACACGCTGCAGTTTGATCCGTTTGATCTCAACATTGAGATTACGCCTGCGTCGACTTTGGCCGTGATGGAGAATGAAAAGGACTACCTCAAGGCGCTGGTCATGGCATTCCGACTCAACGAAGCTGGCCTTATCAAGAGAGTCTTCCAGGCCGTTCCACCAGCCGACATCCCTCTCGTGGTCGCCGATCTCCCCATCGTCTATGTCCCGAGACTGCTCCGCTTCGTCGCCGCCCAGACGGAGGAATCGCCGCACATTGAGTTCTGCTTGCTGTGGATCAAGGCGCTGGTCGACAAGCACGGCGCTTGGCTGACGGCCAACCGCGGAAAGGTGGACGTTGAGCTGCGCGTGGTGTCGCGTGCGGTTGTCAAGATGAGGGATGAGATTCGGAGACTGGCCGATGAGAACGTGTACATGGTTGACTATTTGTTGAGCCAGGCTGATAATAAGGACGACAAGGACGGTAATGGCGATGTGTACTTGACGAGCGCGCAGCAGAAGACGATCGATACGATCATGAATGGCACGGGTGGCGagtctgatgatgacgatggtgaagatgagtgGATGGGCATGAATTAA